Proteins co-encoded in one Longimicrobium sp. genomic window:
- the tilS gene encoding tRNA lysidine(34) synthetase TilS, producing the protein MGERPSFTRRFLDHLPSLGIGEGAHVLVALSGGADSVVLLHLLRFAAREMGIAVSAAHFDHAMRPESERDARWVAGLCRAWDVSLVTDRSHRSLRTEEEARDARHAFLRDARERAGAEWIATAHHADDQAETVLFRVLRGTGIAGLAGIAPVDEARRLIRPLLPFWRAELRRYAREHRLRWREDPTNAVADPARNRIRLELLPAIERTIAPGARRGLVRLAELAREDEVAWEALLAAEAEGLAREEEGAIVLVRERFAGYDSAVAARLLRGLLRRLGTVPDRDGTRSALRFIRTAPSGRELVLPGGVRITTEFGAARIERTGAAPPPDLPLLIDAPGGSGTCRIGGRERRVAWWTGDDGQGAGGCAVTLAAGEVALPLLLRGRLPGDRVRTPAGGRTLKRLLIDRRVPRSARARVPVLADAEGRVVWVPGLAQCVRAPSPGEPGLTVEITDA; encoded by the coding sequence ATGGGCGAGCGGCCCTCGTTCACCCGGCGGTTCCTCGATCACCTCCCCTCGCTCGGCATCGGCGAGGGGGCGCACGTGCTCGTCGCGCTCTCGGGCGGCGCGGATTCCGTCGTCCTCCTGCATCTCCTCCGCTTTGCCGCGCGGGAGATGGGGATCGCCGTCTCCGCCGCGCACTTCGACCACGCCATGCGGCCGGAGAGCGAGCGCGACGCGCGCTGGGTGGCGGGCCTCTGCCGCGCGTGGGACGTCTCCCTCGTCACCGACCGCAGCCATCGCAGCCTGAGGACGGAGGAGGAGGCGCGGGACGCGCGCCACGCCTTCCTTCGCGACGCGCGCGAGCGGGCGGGCGCGGAGTGGATCGCCACCGCGCACCATGCGGACGACCAGGCGGAGACCGTGCTCTTCCGCGTGCTGCGGGGGACGGGGATCGCCGGGCTGGCGGGGATCGCGCCAGTGGATGAAGCGCGGAGACTCATCCGCCCGCTCCTTCCCTTCTGGCGCGCGGAGCTGCGGCGCTACGCCCGCGAGCACCGCCTGCGCTGGCGCGAAGACCCCACCAACGCCGTCGCCGATCCGGCGCGCAACCGCATTCGCCTGGAACTGCTGCCGGCCATCGAGCGCACGATCGCGCCCGGCGCGCGGCGCGGACTCGTGCGCCTGGCCGAGCTCGCGCGCGAAGACGAAGTGGCGTGGGAGGCGCTCCTCGCGGCCGAGGCGGAGGGGCTGGCGAGGGAGGAGGAAGGGGCCATCGTCCTTGTCCGGGAACGCTTTGCGGGTTATGATTCGGCCGTGGCCGCACGGCTGCTGCGCGGCCTGCTGCGCCGGCTGGGGACGGTCCCCGACAGGGACGGAACCCGGTCGGCGCTCCGGTTTATCCGAACCGCCCCGAGCGGACGGGAGCTGGTGCTCCCCGGCGGGGTGCGCATCACCACCGAGTTCGGCGCCGCCCGCATCGAGCGCACCGGCGCCGCCCCCCCTCCGGACCTCCCCCTGCTCATCGACGCACCGGGAGGGTCCGGCACCTGCCGCATCGGCGGGCGCGAGCGCCGGGTGGCCTGGTGGACGGGCGACGACGGGCAGGGCGCGGGGGGATGCGCGGTGACGCTGGCCGCCGGCGAGGTGGCGCTCCCGCTCCTGCTGCGCGGGCGCCTTCCCGGCGACCGGGTGCGGACCCCGGCCGGCGGGCGCACGCTCAAGCGGCTGCTGATCGACCGCCGCGTGCCGCGGAGCGCCCGCGCGCGCGTGCCCGTGCTGGCGGACGCCGAGGGACGGGTGGTGTGGGTGCCGGGGCTCGCGCAGTGCGTGCGCGCGCCCTCGCCCGGAGAGCCGGGACTGACCGTCGAGATCACGGATGCCTGA
- a CDS encoding methyl-accepting chemotaxis protein → MSTITRPGFFRSIRDRLIWGGAFLVLLITLGALGSLLTVSGLTRRMDERLQSLRRSTEIGSSLESLILNQIAAGERYLVTPSPQIAEQFSSLGRQAHEQRRQYKDLQDLTPAEQQEIVKVEGLHSRIEVEYALAHAQRDIGDTEGALGRVAAIRPQTQELQQEIRKISAAQAEKVATASAQLRERARNTELGLVAIGVIAALIAAGLVFTTIRSITRPLNELVTAAERLGEGDLRVSLNGNMTGEFASLAGAFSGMAGQLRNIVSETVSTAERISTFASDLSSISEEVAASSGEVATAMVGIASGAESQSHGLQATQEALDEMKHRTQEMSNAARMVSSLTQQIFETATRSRQEVSTALARLVEIRDVVQASANQVTELEQTSLQIDRFVETITGIARQTNLLALNAAIEAARAGEHGRGFAVVAEEVRKLAEGSARAAQEVAQNVHAIRSRIEGVVGTMSRGQEKVADVEHVSKGADAALEQILAAVDGVRMAADQVEDAVTRNGAAMEGVEMAVAEVSGTSESHAASAEEVSAAAEEQSAATQEMSASSMELLHSAERMRELVSGFQT, encoded by the coding sequence ATGAGCACGATTACCCGGCCCGGCTTCTTCCGGTCGATCCGGGACCGCCTGATCTGGGGCGGCGCGTTCCTGGTGCTGCTGATCACCCTTGGCGCCCTGGGGAGCCTGCTGACGGTGAGCGGGCTGACCCGGCGCATGGACGAGCGGCTGCAGAGCCTGCGGCGGTCGACGGAGATCGGCAGCTCGCTGGAGTCGCTGATCCTGAACCAGATCGCCGCCGGCGAGCGCTACCTGGTGACGCCCAGCCCGCAGATCGCCGAGCAGTTCAGCAGCCTGGGCCGGCAGGCGCACGAGCAGCGGCGCCAGTACAAGGACCTGCAGGACCTGACGCCCGCCGAGCAGCAGGAGATCGTGAAGGTCGAGGGGCTGCACTCGCGCATCGAGGTGGAGTACGCGCTGGCGCACGCGCAGCGCGACATCGGCGACACCGAAGGCGCGCTCGGCCGGGTGGCGGCCATCCGCCCGCAGACGCAGGAGCTGCAGCAGGAGATCCGCAAGATCAGCGCGGCGCAGGCCGAGAAGGTGGCCACGGCGTCGGCCCAGCTGCGCGAGCGGGCGCGGAACACGGAGCTGGGCCTCGTCGCCATCGGCGTGATCGCCGCGCTGATCGCCGCCGGGCTCGTCTTCACCACCATCCGCAGCATCACCCGGCCGCTGAACGAGCTGGTGACGGCGGCCGAACGGCTGGGCGAGGGCGACCTGCGGGTGAGCCTGAACGGCAACATGACCGGCGAGTTCGCCTCGCTGGCGGGCGCGTTCAGCGGGATGGCGGGGCAGCTGCGCAACATCGTGAGCGAAACGGTGTCGACGGCCGAGCGCATCTCCACCTTCGCGTCGGACCTCTCCTCCATCTCCGAGGAGGTCGCCGCGTCGTCGGGCGAGGTGGCGACGGCGATGGTGGGAATCGCCAGCGGCGCGGAAAGCCAGAGCCACGGCCTGCAGGCCACGCAGGAGGCGCTGGACGAGATGAAGCACCGCACGCAGGAGATGTCGAACGCGGCGCGGATGGTGAGCTCGCTCACGCAGCAGATCTTCGAGACGGCCACGCGCTCGCGGCAGGAGGTGTCGACGGCGCTGGCGCGGCTGGTGGAGATCCGCGACGTGGTGCAGGCCAGCGCCAACCAGGTGACCGAGCTGGAGCAGACCTCGCTGCAGATCGACCGCTTCGTCGAGACCATCACCGGCATCGCGCGGCAGACCAACCTGCTGGCGCTGAACGCGGCCATCGAGGCGGCGCGCGCCGGCGAGCACGGGCGCGGCTTCGCGGTGGTCGCCGAGGAGGTGCGGAAGCTGGCGGAAGGCTCGGCGCGCGCGGCGCAGGAGGTCGCGCAGAACGTGCACGCCATCCGCAGCCGCATCGAGGGCGTGGTGGGCACCATGTCGCGCGGGCAGGAGAAGGTGGCCGACGTGGAGCACGTGTCGAAGGGCGCCGACGCCGCGCTGGAGCAGATCCTGGCCGCGGTCGACGGAGTGCGGATGGCGGCCGACCAGGTGGAGGACGCGGTGACGCGCAACGGCGCGGCGATGGAGGGGGTGGAGATGGCGGTGGCGGAGGTCAGCGGCACCAGCGAGAGCCACGCCGCCAGCGCCGAGGAGGTCAGCGCCGCCGCCGAGGAGCAGAGCGCCGCCACGCAGGAGATGTCGGCCAGCAGCATGGAGCTCCTCCACAGCGCCGAGCGCATGCGCGAGCTGGTGAGCGGCTTCCAGACCTGA
- a CDS encoding addiction module protein, producing MKTLTADEIAAQALSLPRPEREHVAEALLASLRVDPVVEAAWTEEIRRRIRDIDSGKTTLIPAEEVLKEVEELLR from the coding sequence ATGAAGACGTTGACTGCCGACGAAATTGCGGCCCAGGCGCTATCTCTGCCCCGTCCCGAACGCGAGCATGTTGCCGAAGCGCTACTCGCAAGCCTGCGCGTTGATCCCGTGGTTGAAGCGGCCTGGACGGAAGAGATCCGGCGCCGCATCCGGGATATCGATTCCGGGAAGACCACGCTCATCCCGGCCGAGGAAGTGTTGAAGGAGGTCGAGGAACTCCTTCGGTGA
- a CDS encoding branched-chain amino acid ABC transporter substrate-binding protein produces MASCRGGGGGQVTFALAGPLKQAYGIATRQGAELAVKEINARGGIGGRTLVLVQKDDDADAHTAISIAADLVRDANVVALAGPVNSGTTIAAAPIYNGQSDSVKGALPGLATTATSPAVSRLGDWTYRVASSDSANAVALAATARQLAPTVAIMYTNDDYGRGLAGSFRDALEKGGGRVAEYDPFSDSTADFGPYLKRMQGRGVQVVFIAGLDAAGARIITQARQLGLAARFIGGDGLVPLATQGATYEGTLVGLLYHPAASDRAQAFAAAYRQAYGSDPDPFAAAAYDAVKLLAAAAAANGPTREGIQRYLHTLGQQGGAPPFQGATGEIRFDRNGDPEQKAFAVGVIQNGTIQLNKVSR; encoded by the coding sequence GTGGCTTCGTGCCGCGGCGGAGGCGGCGGGCAGGTGACGTTCGCGCTGGCGGGGCCGCTGAAGCAGGCGTACGGCATCGCCACGCGGCAGGGCGCCGAGCTGGCGGTGAAGGAGATCAACGCGCGGGGCGGCATCGGCGGGCGCACGCTGGTGCTGGTGCAGAAGGACGACGACGCCGACGCGCACACCGCCATCTCCATTGCCGCCGACCTGGTGCGCGACGCGAACGTCGTCGCCCTGGCGGGGCCGGTGAACTCGGGGACCACGATCGCCGCGGCGCCGATCTACAACGGCCAGTCCGACAGCGTGAAGGGCGCGCTCCCCGGGCTGGCGACGACGGCGACGTCCCCCGCCGTCAGCCGGCTGGGCGACTGGACCTACCGCGTGGCCTCGTCGGACTCGGCCAACGCCGTGGCGCTGGCCGCCACGGCGCGGCAGCTGGCGCCGACGGTGGCCATCATGTACACCAACGACGACTACGGCCGCGGGCTGGCGGGAAGCTTCCGCGACGCACTGGAGAAGGGCGGCGGGCGCGTGGCCGAGTACGACCCGTTCAGCGACTCGACGGCGGACTTCGGCCCGTACCTGAAGCGGATGCAGGGCCGCGGGGTGCAGGTGGTGTTCATCGCCGGGCTCGACGCGGCCGGCGCGCGCATCATCACCCAGGCGCGGCAGCTGGGCCTCGCGGCGCGCTTCATCGGCGGCGACGGGCTCGTGCCGCTGGCCACGCAGGGCGCGACGTACGAGGGAACGCTCGTGGGCCTGCTCTACCACCCCGCCGCGAGCGACCGCGCGCAGGCCTTCGCCGCGGCGTACCGGCAGGCGTACGGGAGCGACCCCGACCCCTTCGCGGCGGCGGCGTACGACGCGGTGAAGCTGCTGGCCGCGGCGGCCGCGGCCAACGGCCCCACGCGCGAAGGGATCCAGCGCTATCTCCACACGCTCGGGCAGCAGGGCGGCGCGCCGCCGTTCCAGGGCGCCACGGGCGAGATCCGCTTCGACCGCAACGGCGACCCCGAGCAGAAGGCGTTCGCCGTGGGCGTCATCCAGAACGGAACCATCCAGCTCAACAAGGTCTCTCGATGA
- the hpt gene encoding hypoxanthine phosphoribosyltransferase: MPDSVTTLRRTGGRELARIVYDEDTIAARVAEMGHDISESYPDDEPLLVLGLLKGSFIFLSDLVRHIHRLMHVDFIVASSYGSGTTTSGTVNLLYDPSISLEGKHIVLVEDIVDSGTTLSRLVPMLEERGPLSLEICTLLHKHVAANLIREPKWVGFDAPNEFLIGYGLDHSEDFRNLPFIGSL, from the coding sequence ATGCCTGATTCGGTTACTACGCTGCGACGCACGGGCGGGCGCGAGCTGGCCCGCATCGTCTACGACGAAGACACCATCGCGGCGCGCGTGGCCGAGATGGGGCACGACATCTCCGAGAGCTATCCCGACGACGAGCCGCTGCTGGTGCTGGGGCTGCTGAAGGGCTCGTTCATCTTCCTCAGCGACCTGGTGCGCCACATCCACCGGCTCATGCACGTGGACTTCATCGTGGCCAGCAGCTACGGGAGCGGCACCACCACCTCGGGCACCGTCAACCTCCTCTACGACCCCTCCATCTCGCTGGAAGGCAAGCACATCGTGCTGGTGGAGGACATCGTGGACAGCGGGACGACGCTGTCGCGGCTGGTGCCCATGCTCGAGGAGCGGGGACCCTTGTCGCTCGAGATCTGTACTCTTCTGCATAAGCACGTGGCCGCCAACCTCATCCGCGAGCCGAAGTGGGTGGGGTTCGACGCGCCCAACGAGTTCCTGATCGGCTACGGTCTGGACCACTCCGAAGATTTCCGCAACCTGCCGTTCATCGGGAGCCTCTAA
- the ftsH gene encoding ATP-dependent zinc metalloprotease FtsH — MAEAPTPPKAPRLGRITRTVSFWALLVVMSILLVEMTSGGQRQTAQITYSDLQRQIAERNIASIEIMGGLEGQTAQGELRRAIQGPQGPVQRFRTRLPMANSEKLLEQLAASGAVISGKDAETNWWSLLKAMFPWLLIIGFWVFIFRQMQASGNKAFQFGKSKAKLLSGDTPKVTFDDVAGADEAKQELQEIVEFLKDPKRFSRLGGRIPKGALLVGPPGTGKTLLARAVAGEAGRPFFSMSGSDFVEMFVGVGASRVRDLFEQGKAHAPCIIFIDEIDAVGRHRGAGLGGGHDEREQTLNQLLVEMDGFEGNDGVILIAATNRPDVLDPALLRPGRFDRQIVVDSPDVKGREGILKVHLKKVPTASDVSVPVLARSTPGMSGADLANLVNEGALLAARRNKDLVYMADLEDAKDKVMLGAERRSLVMKDEERRLTAYHEAGHAICAVKVAGNDPLHKVTIIPRGRTLGVAFTLPEDDRVSMTRQQIEARLVMAYGGRVAEELVFGRERVTTGAQGDIQMATNIARSYVTHWGLSDAVGPILVAENETEVFLGRDLGTRRGISESTAQVVDAEVARVIGEAYERAKQVLTENMELLHQVAGALLERETLAREDVELLADGKPLPPFRVSEPVPTPPDIPEPIPAAAKDRAPAGTVELKPRLA; from the coding sequence ATGGCCGAAGCACCCACACCCCCCAAGGCGCCCCGGCTGGGCCGCATCACCCGCACGGTCAGCTTCTGGGCCCTGCTGGTGGTGATGTCGATCCTGCTGGTGGAGATGACCAGCGGGGGCCAGCGGCAGACCGCGCAGATCACCTACTCCGACCTGCAGCGGCAGATCGCCGAGCGCAACATCGCCTCGATCGAGATCATGGGCGGCCTGGAAGGCCAGACCGCCCAGGGCGAGCTACGCCGCGCCATCCAGGGCCCGCAGGGGCCGGTGCAGCGCTTCCGCACGCGCCTGCCCATGGCCAACTCCGAGAAGCTGCTGGAGCAGCTGGCGGCCAGCGGCGCGGTGATCAGCGGCAAGGACGCCGAGACCAACTGGTGGTCGCTGCTCAAGGCCATGTTCCCCTGGCTGCTGATCATCGGCTTCTGGGTGTTCATCTTCCGGCAGATGCAGGCCAGCGGGAACAAGGCCTTCCAGTTCGGCAAGAGCAAGGCGAAGCTCCTCTCGGGCGACACGCCCAAGGTCACCTTCGACGACGTGGCCGGGGCCGACGAGGCCAAGCAGGAGCTGCAGGAGATCGTGGAGTTCCTGAAGGACCCCAAGCGCTTCAGCCGCCTGGGCGGACGCATCCCCAAGGGCGCCCTGCTGGTCGGGCCGCCGGGGACGGGGAAGACGCTCCTGGCCCGCGCCGTGGCCGGAGAGGCGGGACGTCCCTTCTTCTCCATGTCGGGCAGCGACTTCGTGGAGATGTTCGTGGGCGTGGGCGCCAGCCGCGTGCGCGACCTGTTCGAGCAGGGGAAGGCACACGCGCCCTGCATCATCTTCATCGACGAGATCGACGCCGTGGGGCGGCACCGCGGCGCGGGCCTCGGCGGCGGGCACGACGAGCGCGAGCAGACGCTCAACCAGCTGCTGGTGGAGATGGACGGCTTCGAGGGGAACGACGGGGTGATCCTGATCGCCGCCACGAACCGCCCCGACGTGCTGGACCCCGCGCTCCTGCGCCCGGGTCGCTTCGACCGGCAGATCGTGGTCGACTCCCCCGACGTGAAGGGGCGCGAGGGGATCCTCAAGGTGCACCTGAAGAAGGTGCCCACCGCGAGCGACGTCTCCGTTCCCGTCCTGGCCCGCAGCACGCCGGGGATGAGCGGGGCGGACCTGGCCAACCTGGTGAACGAGGGCGCGCTGCTGGCCGCGCGGCGCAACAAGGACCTGGTCTACATGGCCGACCTCGAGGACGCCAAGGACAAGGTGATGCTGGGCGCCGAGCGGCGGTCGCTGGTGATGAAGGACGAGGAGCGCCGGCTCACCGCGTACCACGAGGCCGGCCACGCCATCTGCGCGGTGAAGGTGGCGGGGAACGACCCGCTGCACAAAGTGACCATCATCCCCCGCGGGCGGACGCTGGGCGTGGCGTTCACGCTCCCCGAGGACGACCGCGTGTCGATGACGCGCCAGCAGATCGAGGCGCGGCTGGTGATGGCGTACGGCGGCCGCGTGGCCGAGGAGCTGGTGTTCGGCCGCGAGCGGGTGACCACCGGCGCGCAGGGCGACATCCAGATGGCCACCAACATCGCGCGCAGCTACGTGACGCACTGGGGGCTGTCGGACGCCGTGGGGCCCATCCTCGTCGCGGAGAACGAGACCGAGGTCTTCCTCGGCCGCGACCTGGGGACCCGCCGCGGGATCAGCGAGAGCACCGCGCAGGTGGTGGACGCCGAGGTGGCGCGCGTGATCGGCGAGGCGTACGAGCGCGCGAAGCAGGTTCTCACCGAGAACATGGAGCTGCTGCACCAGGTAGCGGGCGCGCTGCTGGAGCGCGAGACGCTGGCGCGCGAGGACGTGGAACTGCTGGCCGACGGCAAGCCGCTGCCGCCCTTCCGCGTGAGCGAGCCGGTGCCCACGCCGCCCGACATCCCCGAGCCGATCCCCGCGGCGGCCAAGGACCGCGCGCCGGCGGGCACGGTGGAGCTGAAGCCCCGGCTCGCCTGA
- a CDS encoding M56 family metallopeptidase translates to MGEPGSAYSTFVDAAAAWLLAYGIHSTVLLGAAWLASRGRRVGEGAREMLWKLALAGALATTTIAQLRPSIAAPHVSSSAAMVSRSPAIPISIPRAGRPVADAIIPRRSSGLGGWRWTEMVVLAWLAGAGIALARFGAGWLRFTRRLARTWVGDGDPLAIALREVCAAAGVRRRIRLTSSAALASPVAVLRGEICVPRAAAARLDDEQRRAMLAHEVAHLLRGDPLWLWAASALAGVFWFQPLLRLCVRRLRESAEYQCDAWAARHTGAFALARCLAEVASWPAARAPLAAAAISGGGASLVRRVERLLDRAPEPRGVRRWAVAALLGVAAVAAWMPGVSAGPAVAQSPARQESFAARFGISTALADAVQRAARSEGVDAELAFRLVHTESRFDERKAGPGGIGLTQIILPTARSLQPGITRGQLFERDTNLRLGLRYLHRMLVRYPGNVTRAVQAYYEGPRQIDRDGPEADTRAYAAALLGPVAGLPAYRGPGVGR, encoded by the coding sequence ATGGGTGAGCCCGGATCGGCGTACTCGACGTTCGTGGACGCGGCGGCCGCGTGGCTGCTGGCGTACGGCATCCACTCCACCGTGCTGCTCGGTGCGGCGTGGCTGGCCTCGCGCGGCCGCCGCGTGGGCGAGGGCGCGCGGGAGATGCTGTGGAAGCTCGCCCTCGCCGGCGCGCTGGCGACGACGACGATCGCGCAGCTGCGTCCCAGCATCGCCGCGCCGCACGTCTCGTCGTCGGCGGCGATGGTATCGCGATCGCCGGCGATCCCGATCTCCATCCCGCGAGCCGGGCGTCCTGTCGCCGATGCCATCATCCCCCGTCGATCGAGCGGTTTGGGGGGATGGAGATGGACGGAGATGGTGGTGCTGGCGTGGCTGGCGGGCGCGGGGATCGCGCTGGCGCGGTTCGGGGCGGGATGGCTGCGCTTCACGCGGCGGCTCGCGAGGACGTGGGTGGGTGACGGCGATCCGCTCGCGATCGCGCTGCGCGAGGTGTGCGCGGCGGCCGGGGTGCGCCGCCGCATCCGGCTGACCAGCTCGGCCGCGCTCGCGTCGCCCGTGGCCGTGCTGCGCGGCGAGATCTGCGTCCCGCGCGCGGCGGCCGCGCGGCTCGACGACGAGCAGCGGCGGGCGATGCTGGCGCACGAGGTCGCGCACCTGCTGCGCGGCGACCCGCTCTGGCTGTGGGCGGCGTCGGCGCTGGCGGGCGTGTTCTGGTTCCAGCCGCTGCTCCGCCTGTGCGTCCGCCGCCTCCGCGAGTCCGCCGAGTACCAGTGCGACGCGTGGGCGGCGCGGCACACCGGCGCGTTCGCGCTGGCGCGCTGCCTGGCCGAGGTCGCGTCGTGGCCCGCCGCCCGCGCGCCCCTGGCCGCCGCGGCGATCTCGGGCGGCGGCGCCAGCCTGGTGCGGCGCGTGGAGCGGCTGCTGGACCGCGCGCCCGAGCCGCGCGGCGTGCGCCGCTGGGCCGTCGCGGCGCTCCTGGGCGTGGCCGCGGTGGCGGCTTGGATGCCCGGCGTTTCCGCGGGTCCCGCCGTCGCCCAATCTCCCGCGCGGCAGGAGTCGTTCGCGGCGCGCTTCGGCATCTCCACCGCGCTGGCGGACGCGGTGCAGCGCGCGGCGCGGAGCGAGGGCGTGGACGCGGAGCTCGCGTTCCGGCTGGTGCACACGGAGAGCCGCTTCGACGAGCGGAAGGCGGGGCCGGGCGGGATCGGGCTGACGCAGATCATCCTGCCGACCGCGCGCTCGCTGCAGCCCGGCATCACCCGCGGCCAGCTGTTCGAGCGCGACACCAACCTGCGGCTGGGGCTGCGCTACCTGCACCGGATGCTCGTCCGCTACCCGGGCAACGTCACCCGTGCGGTGCAGGCCTACTACGAGGGTCCGCGCCAGATCGACCGCGACGGCCCCGAGGCGGACACCCGCGCCTACGCCGCCGCGCTGCTCGGCCCCGTCGCGGGTCTCCCGGCGTACCGCGGCCCGGGTGTGGGACGATGA
- the cdaA gene encoding diadenylate cyclase CdaA, whose protein sequence is MGALIDRIAFLAPGWRDVVEILLVAAVIYRILLVFAGTRAFQMLLGFFLLVGLYVVSRILALTLVEYLLTQLFNFGVIAALIVFQPELRSGLASLGQNRLFRVFTGMQGREVNQEIVEAVEELSRDKVGAIIAIEEEIGLGEYLETGTPLQARVSAPLLQNIFTPYSLLHDGAAVVRGDEIVAAGVILPLTQFPVTDRTLGTRHRAALGLSEETDALVIVVSEETGIVSVAHRGRLQRGLTPDRLQEILTAGALPGENGGRAVASRASDASAQT, encoded by the coding sequence GTGGGCGCGCTGATCGACCGCATCGCCTTCCTGGCCCCCGGGTGGCGCGACGTGGTGGAGATCCTCCTCGTCGCGGCCGTCATCTACCGCATCCTGCTGGTGTTCGCGGGAACGCGGGCGTTCCAGATGCTGCTGGGCTTCTTCCTCCTGGTCGGCCTCTACGTCGTGTCGCGCATCCTGGCGCTCACGCTGGTCGAGTACCTGCTGACGCAGCTCTTCAACTTCGGGGTGATCGCGGCGCTCATCGTCTTCCAGCCCGAGCTGCGCAGCGGCTTGGCGTCGCTGGGGCAGAACCGCCTTTTCCGCGTGTTCACGGGGATGCAGGGCAGGGAGGTGAACCAGGAGATCGTCGAGGCGGTGGAGGAGCTTTCGCGCGACAAGGTGGGCGCCATCATCGCCATCGAGGAGGAGATCGGGCTCGGCGAGTACCTGGAGACGGGGACGCCGCTGCAGGCCCGCGTATCCGCGCCGCTGCTGCAGAACATCTTCACCCCCTATTCGCTGCTGCACGACGGCGCCGCGGTGGTGCGGGGGGACGAGATCGTCGCGGCGGGCGTGATCCTCCCGCTCACCCAGTTCCCGGTGACGGACCGCACGCTGGGGACGCGCCATCGTGCCGCGCTCGGGCTGTCGGAGGAGACGGACGCGCTGGTGATCGTGGTCAGCGAGGAGACGGGGATCGTCTCCGTCGCCCACCGCGGCCGCCTGCAGCGTGGGCTGACGCCCGACCGGCTGCAGGAGATCCTCACCGCCGGCGCGCTGCCGGGCGAGAACGGGGGCCGCGCCGTGGCCTCGCGCGCCTCCGACGCGTCCGCGCAGACGTGA
- the folP gene encoding dihydropteroate synthase, producing MLSAAANLGTWRIRGRALSLERPVIVGVLNVTPDSFSDGGRFQGVEPALARARQLVADGAHALDVGGESTRPGSLAVSADEELARVLPVLRAIKAELDVVVSVDTRKAAVARVALAEGADAINDVSALEDAEMAAVVADSDAGLVLMHMRGTPETMQTLADYRDVAEEVADELEPRVARAVAAGIGEERIVVDPGIGFAKSVAQNLELIARLDVLVERLGRPVLLGPSRKAFIGALLGGVPAGERDAGTVGACVAGLMRGARLFRVHEVRAARQALDVADAIFRAGAAWAR from the coding sequence GTGCTGTCGGCCGCCGCGAACCTCGGGACCTGGCGCATCCGCGGGCGGGCGCTCTCGCTGGAGCGGCCCGTGATCGTCGGCGTGCTGAACGTGACGCCCGACAGCTTCAGCGACGGGGGCCGGTTCCAGGGCGTGGAGCCGGCCCTCGCGCGCGCCCGCCAGCTCGTGGCCGACGGCGCGCACGCCCTCGACGTCGGCGGCGAGTCCACGCGCCCCGGCTCCCTCGCCGTCTCCGCGGACGAGGAGCTGGCGCGCGTCCTTCCCGTGCTGCGCGCGATCAAGGCGGAGCTGGACGTCGTCGTCTCCGTCGACACACGCAAGGCGGCGGTCGCCCGGGTTGCGCTGGCGGAGGGCGCGGACGCCATCAACGACGTCTCCGCGCTGGAGGATGCGGAGATGGCGGCGGTGGTGGCCGACTCCGACGCCGGGCTGGTGCTGATGCACATGCGCGGGACGCCGGAGACGATGCAGACGCTGGCCGATTATCGCGACGTGGCGGAGGAGGTGGCCGACGAGCTGGAGCCGCGGGTGGCGCGCGCCGTGGCGGCGGGGATCGGCGAGGAGCGGATCGTGGTGGACCCGGGGATCGGCTTCGCCAAGTCGGTGGCGCAGAACCTGGAGCTGATCGCGCGGCTGGACGTGCTGGTCGAGCGCCTTGGACGGCCGGTGCTGCTGGGGCCCAGCCGCAAGGCGTTCATCGGCGCGCTGCTGGGCGGCGTCCCCGCGGGCGAGCGCGACGCGGGGACGGTGGGCGCGTGCGTGGCCGGGCTCATGCGCGGCGCCCGCCTCTTCCGCGTGCACGAGGTCCGCGCCGCGCGGCAGGCGCTGGACGTGGCCGACGCCATCTTCCGCGCGGGGGCGGCGTGGGCGCGCTGA
- a CDS encoding globin family protein: MTPESKTLVQSSWALVEPISEAAAELFYGRLFHLDPSLRPMFRGDLKEQGKKLMQMLAVAVRGLDRLDQLVPAVEALGRRHAGYGVEDEHYDTVASALLWTLSTGLGPAFTPQVEAAWTEAYTLLATVMKNAAAEVELAAAA, translated from the coding sequence ATGACCCCCGAGAGCAAGACCCTCGTGCAGTCGAGCTGGGCGCTGGTGGAGCCGATCTCCGAGGCCGCCGCGGAGCTGTTCTACGGCCGCCTGTTCCACCTCGACCCGTCGCTGCGGCCCATGTTCCGCGGCGACCTGAAGGAACAGGGAAAGAAGCTGATGCAGATGCTGGCAGTGGCGGTACGCGGGCTGGACCGCCTGGACCAGCTGGTGCCCGCGGTGGAGGCGCTCGGCCGGCGGCACGCGGGGTACGGCGTGGAGGACGAGCACTACGACACCGTGGCGTCCGCCCTGCTGTGGACGCTGAGCACGGGGCTGGGCCCGGCGTTCACCCCCCAGGTGGAGGCCGCGTGGACCGAGGCCTACACGCTGCTGGCCACGGTGATGAAGAACGCCGCCGCCGAGGTGGAGCTGGCCGCCGCGGCGTGA